The sequence accgacgccctcatacaGTGTCGGCCAAAACTATAAGACCAGAGGCCGTTTTTATACAAAATGACCAACTTTGGAGGGCTGTATCTCGGCTTGTAGTTGGCCAATCGAGCTGAAATTGTTGTTGCCCGGGGGAATTTACCTGAATTTTCATCAACCGAGGGTTCATATTTTTTGGACCACGGACTTCGAACTTACATACGTCTGAAAGGACAAAAAATAGGACCACTATTTTGGGTTAATTTTTCAGGGTCATAACGTGAGAATTGAGCCACTAATTGAGTGACTAAGCAGGGTTAACCATTTCTCACAGTTCGTCTTGAAATGTGTAAAGCTTTACAAGTAAAGAGAAGTGTATTGATTCACACTCGAGATCGTTTAGACGTGCGTGTGATTAAATCCAAGAGAATCATTATCGATAAAGAGTGAGAAAATTTTCGGTCGCGTgtagcctaaatgtatgcatttCGGTAAACAGCCATTTTCCTATACTCTTTACACTTGTGGGCTTGTGTGATGAAGAGTGGTATGACGCAGGCTCTTCCATACAAAGATATAGTGTATTTCTGCATAATACACTCGGGTAACATATCGAGAATACTCCTCCTTGAATACTCCTCAGAGCGAACCAACCCTGTGACTAAGTTGTCTAAATCTTGTTTCCTAGCTTTAGAGATCCTGGAGGTGGTCCTTTTTATTGTCCTTTCAGAGGTATGTAAGTTCGAAGTCCGTGGTCCAAAAAATATGAACCCTCGgttgaagaaaattcaggtaAATTCCCCCGGGCAGCCAAATTGGCCAACTACAAGCCGAGATACAGCCCTCCAAAGTTGGTCATTTTGTATAAAAACGGCCTCTGGTCTTATAGTTTTGTCCAACAAggtagatgtcaaggagttagATGGTAGGGAGCTGGAATATAGGAATATAGTTTTGGGATaacatcataagcaaatgatataataaatttgaataaacgttAGAAGTGCCCATGCTAAGAACTTTATGTCACCCCGTTtatctacacgtaaaaaaataaccttatatgttatggcaaaaaaaccattcgaaaatacttatactcttcattatgccacctaatgaatgagcCCGTATCAAAAAGCTAGTAACATTCATaggttaatgaaaagtataagttttcgAATgcatgtgactaatgcgatgtataagttttttcttatacatgtcattaagcgcctgctttggcaaaaaagtattagaaatattaataataaacaacattaatttttttacgtgtagaatCTTCAATGTGTATAAACTGGAGACCAAAAATTAGGCAATACCAGCGCCAGCCGTGTCCGAATACAGGTCAATtaaggtaggaaaatgttgacgtgatacttgctttgatggaagccgacgagtgtagcaaggttcgttttggtaaacggtatgccgggtGTAGCCTACGTCAGACTAAAaagggaagctaaacggattggactagtagTCAACACATGAtaagaagaggttcaagagactaCAGTGTAAGCCACCCGCCACGAGTTTGTACATATCGGTGGTGGTTAAAGAATTCTCGTACTTAGACTCACTGGTGacttccgataacgataccagcagagaaattcagagacgcactatggcaggaaatcgtacgtgtTTGAACTCCGCAAAACTCCGATCGTATATAGTTTGCCGCCgtactgactatctacaaaacgctcattagatctGTAGTCCTccatggacacgagacctggacaatgctcgtggaggaacAACGTGCACTTGGGAGTTTTTGAGAGGAAAGAATTGCGTCAATGGAAGAAGGCGATATatgaaggaggcgaatgaaccacaagttgcaacggctattgggagaaccatccatcgttcacacagtGAACATTAGATGACTgcgtgggccgggcacgtagccagaatgttgcgttgcgttgtaatgGAGTGCCGGGCACGTAGTCCAAATATCGGGCAAtatcccggtgaaaatggttctcgacaacgatccgatagGCACAAGAAGGCGGTGTACGCAATgaacaaggtggatcgattaggtGAAAGATGATTTGCGATCCcaccgcagactgcgtggctaACGACGTGCAAGACTTTTATTTAAGGGTTCAAAGCGAATTCGAAAATaaattgctccattttgcatgattcgtcgagaaatcataaaactttttttacacggattttcagattttgaactgaaaacttttgacgtaggaggaactaccggagaaattccaggaggaacttcaggaggaattctaggagaaacttccggaggaacttccggaggaattcccggaggaacttctggaggaattcctggaggaatccccagaggaacttccggaggaattcctagacttGATTAAATTGAAAACCGGAATACGGGACTAGCGaatttggatttttctcgcaatccgtacgtgcccaaccttttcaagccacgggccgaTTTTCAGAATGGtcacttgctggcgggccagaaaatattcggtacatatttttttatacattttcaaaataacctgTGGGCTTCGaggccgtgcggttagcaacgtcaatcgtctagccgcatgtgctgtggagtgtgggttcgattcccgccccggtaaggagaaaacttttcgtaaagcaaaAAAGTTCTACACTGTTCCACTGAGTgtttgtgtaaatgtcctgtccgttgtctcatgctagatgttaagtgttcagtctgtgcgacctctggtcgaagacggtggcCCTGTCTTTAAATAACCAaagtaaaatacatttttttttcaaaatggcatTAAGCTTTACAGAATGGCTAAaattatttgaaagaaaaactaaacacgattTAATTGCGTTTGAACGACCTTTTCATGTgcttattttgtttttgtttttacgtAACAGGACATGGAATTGTTGGCTTCTTCCCAATACTCGACGCATATTGATTTCACAATCAGTGATCGAATTTTGCGAGcaaacaattctcgcttaacttttcaaaaggacctaagtaacatttttttcatgaataaatttgaatagcgcaatcaacagaaaaacatgaaagcttttgattgcagtactcaaattaattcatgaaaaaaatgttacttaggtccttttgaaaagtgaagCGAGAATTACTTTTTACTGCTTTCATTCTTGATAAACAGTTGTGAACTTCTGGAGAGAGAAAATGTCTTACGAAAGATGTGACTTTCTGAAATTTGGATTTGAGCACGTTGCTGCATTGGAGGTCAATtatctccatttgaaacattccaaGTAGGTAGGTAACCAAAGCATTAAAATAAGCTATATGTGCGATTTCCACAGAGCTAACAAACTTCATACTGGCTGTATAATAGCCATATATagccgaaaaggcgaaataaagtgctaatggttacctgggtatTTACATCAGTAAACGGTGTTGAGGAACTGTGTTCTCAAAAATTACCGAAAGAGCTTGAAAATATCTGTTGAAAGGCTTCGACTGTTTTCTACCAGAATCTGAGAAATGTATCAGTTTCCGACAAGCAATTGTGCCAAATTGTTTCAATTatgtttcaatagtttgcatttTGGATAATAAAAGTTCGACGTCTTGATCCCTGATTTGAAGCCttatgttcaagtcattgagatgtttggtgACATCTACTGTGAAGGCTCATCCATTCAGGATCAAGCAGCTTGGGCATTGGTTTTGCTTTATCTTGTAAAAATAATGTGATTTCCTTTCGAAGAGaataaaatctctcaagcaAGGAACCACGGGTTAGACTACGAACGTCGCATTAACTCAGAAAATCTCCGTATTCTGCTTCCATTTCTAccaacataatttgaaattagTGGTGGTTAAGTTTCCTCGCGTAggtaaagttgattttttttattaaggaGCGTCGCTACATCACGAATATTGACCGTTTTCGCACATAGATCTTTTTTGGCAGAAACTTACACTTTTACTGAGAAATATCACAAATTGACTTTTGTGGCTGATCAACAAATTGCTTTAATTTTTAAGTGACACAACGCCCGTGTTATTTCCCGTCCCGATTCAGAAGCAGGGGACTTTCACGCAATGTAGTTTCCAAGTCTTCTGTGAGAACTCTAATTCTTCACCGTGCTTTACGACGTAAACTAATACTACTGAAGGAGGCTTTTCTTTAGAGCACACCATGTTAACAACAGCCGATATGTATTCCCTAACAAGTTCTCCGCCCTGGAAAGGTTTCATCcgtgtggggaataaagttaGTCGGAAAAAAGCATTCGTATTTTAattacattgatggataaatAAATGATGATCATTCAGTGTTCCTTTCTTGGAGCGTAAGCACGCTTTCCAATTTTCGGAGTTGAAGACAAATTTTCCGCTGATTGAAGAGCGAGGATTTGTAAGACTACGACAATGGCGCAGTCGTTGCTACCTTATAGgtaagaaaaatcaacaactgACTAGATGGATAAGcgaaaaaaatggcaaaaaagtAAGGTAAGCCATAATATATGAGGCAAAAGAAAATGATAAGCCTCAGAGAAGCAAAAATAGcaacaaaaacccagattaatccacctagcggcgatgatgcctttctcgtgcatcgtaaaatgtactgaaaaaatcacataggaaaggtcaaaaaagcactttagggggatagatcgcatattttctatcattttgcatgtttttgcattaattactatgcattcccaccattcttaaaaaaaattttttttttcgattttgaaatattttttccaaggggggacccttgggaaaaaacaatgatttttcaataattccgaaatgcaatgtccgatcaggccaattttcaatagcaaacaatgggaccgcattccccgtcgaatgcgacttgttgcgagtaaatcggttaatgctaagttccaaaaagtgtgtctacaaaatttgtacacatacacacacacacacatacatacatacacacaaacagacatcacctcaattcgtcgagctgagtcgattggtatataacactaggggtctccgagccttctatcaaaagtttggttttggagtgaaattatagcctttacgtatacttagtatacgagaaaggcaaaaaatagataagctATGAATTTGACCAGCAGAAgagaatgttgccaaaatctcaTCAACAGCAAAATTGACCCGTGCTACATTATTCGATTCCGTGcttccaaaagatattttagttactagataaatattgtcgctgtcgtcgctgtccggaacatcttttgctggcgaggataggggagctaaatgtcaaagaaggaaaatccatacgatttgacaggtatgtaccacacatgttttggacagcagaacaaagggaaccgaagcgacaatctttatctagtaactaaaatatcttttgtgctTCCCCACATTTAATTCTTTTAAATAGTAATAACCTAGTATTTATTGATAAATAATTAACAGGAGCTTCTCGAGCCAGATGGAAAAGCTTTCGGGCCGTTTATGAGGTACTTTTTCTTACACGTCGcaggccacaaaaaatggagccaagggccgcatccggcccgcgggccgtacgttgggcagccctgaaaTAGGGCCTAATTAGACTAACGCACTACTagcgaaattaggtttaacgtacggattgcgagaaaaatccaacttcgctagtcccCCATTTTGGTTTTCAACTCGACTAGCGatattaaatcccaaatagtaatccataagcagctGGGGTACAAAAGTTAAAGTATATGCATGACAGCTATCAATATGctatctacgaaatactccgttacaacgcaatgCAACTTTATCCcataaaaaataaagcaattaaaAAGGATTTCGAatagtttctcatttttgtatgTTTTCAGCGGCGAGCATGTAAtccatgttagcaaaaagaaacgaCGAAATTGTTGTTATATTTCTTCGTTCTAACATTCAAATTACTCGATTGCATGATTATTGCATCCGGCGTTTCTTTCAGAATAATACTGAGTTCATTTTAACCTCAAATTAGGTTTTATTGTTCAAATAAGGTTAAATAGATACAAATTTAATCAGAACTAGCAAGCTCATACTTCGGGAATGGAATGACGTAACCCTCCGGCAGCTCATGATAACCTTCTGGACCAACTACACGAGACGCATTCGGAACCGTTGCGCACGTGTCTTTATGGGAACGCTTATGAGCTTGTAAATTGGACACGCAGGTGAACCGTTGCCCACAGCCGGAACACATGAACCGCTTGATTCCGGTATGCGATGACCGGTGTGTCGATAAGGACTCCCGATGACCAAATGATTTCGGACAGAATTCGCAATGGAACGGTTTTTCGCCTGTGTGCTGTCGTTCGTgaaccttgacttgacctttgGTACGGTAAGCTTTGGGGCAGTACTGACATGCGAAAGGCAATTCTTCGGTGTGCAGAGTGTAATGGTTCTTTAAAGACGAAGCGGTGTGGAAACTCTTTAAGCAAACTTCACATTGGTATATCGGATTACGTCCGCAATTCGATCGCTCATGGTCAGACACTTGCGCTCTTGAGGAGAAATTTTTTCCACAAGCTGGACAAACGTAATGATATTTTCTGATGATCCTTTCTTCCACATGCATTTGGTTACGATGTCTAACGAGCCTCTCGTACTCCCGGAATACTACGTCGCATTCCACACATAGAAGCCGTTCTGGATGTTGTATTCTTCCATGATATAGAACTTCATCCTCGGTTTCAAAATGGCTTGCACAACATTGGCATTTGTGCAAAAGAGTTCCATCCGGTCCGTGCAAAATGATGTGCTTTTCTAGAGCTTTTTCATTGGCGTACATGCGCTCGCAGTAGCGGCATTGGTATTTCCTTTCACGGACATACTCTCTATCGTATTGTAATGTTTTAAGCAATTCCCTCAACACAATACCGTGTTCTTTTTCTAGATGTTTCCCCGCCAGATAGGGACTGACGTACTGTATAGGACAGTGATTGCAACGATAACAGTCTTCTTGGATTTTGGAAATGCTTTCCTCGTAGACAGCACGCTGCTCTTCAATTTGTCGCTTTTGCTCTTTGAGATCTAACACAACCCTGGAACAAGTAAATAGACAAAAATATGATATAAATGCTTGATAAATATAGGTATTCTATGGAAAATGCAGAATTAGCAGACTAAGGTGCTAATGCTGAGAAAGGAAAGCTATTTCTAGAAAGCAAGGTGAAGTTTCGATATGATGATGTTTCGTGCATTCAAGTGCACAATAACCACGTGtttatttcaatgaaaaatcatGGAATCGTCTCACGTTTTATTAAGTTAGTAAATAATTGTTGTGAGCGTAAAATGTGTGTAGACAAGGAATTCCGCATTCCAGTGTATGCAGATTATAAACCAGTGCCGGACGGTTGCATGATCTCCCCCGTCTATGAGTAACCGGTGATTTTATGCTGGAATATATTTAGGTAGGTGATTTCAAGGACAAAGCACGGAGGCACTATTTTTCCGGTATTCCAAATAATGTGCTACTATGTGTTAAGGTCACCTTAGCCACTTGATGAACAAAACCGTTCTTGGGCCCGATTTCATCAccccgcttaagagttaagcgaaggtgaagaaattggctgTTACATAGATTGTTCAATTAACCCCCACCTAAATGTCAACTTACACTTTTTCCGGGTCATGCGGCGGTGGCGGAGGTCTCTTCGGCCGACCGCGGCGTCTTCTAACCGTTATAACCGGCGGTTTCTCTGTAAATGTACGCCGTATGCCTTTCTCGTCGTATACGGGCTTCGGCGATGGTTTGATTTCATAGGAACTATTCTGCCCCTGATAACTGTCTTCCTGGTGCATTTCTTCCATAAGCTCTTCGGGTTCGATTACGGTTTCGTACAAAATTTCCTGTGATACGTCTTCAACTACTTTGAACCCATCTTGGTCATCGTCTTCTTCAACTTTCACTTCGACCATATCAAGGTGTTCAGCACTCTGTtcaaaagaaatgaaaatgatattGATAAAATAAATTGTATCGTTCAAGCAGTACACAATCTCTTACGTTCCCAACGTCGTGTTTCGAGTCACTCGAGTCATCATCACTGTTCTCCATTTTCATGTCGATCAATTTAGATTTCGATTCCGATGTCTTCCGAACCTTTGGTTTGGTTAAGTTTATCTTggatttgtttggttttttgtCTTCTGAAGCTTCATACGAAGAATCACTATCATCGTCATCTTTTTCAACCAGTGTTTTACGTTTAGTTAGTTTTTTGGATGCCGCTGGCTTCACGTCATCACTGCTGTCCAAAGTCTTCGGAGCCCGAGTTCTAGGTGGTCCTATCCGTTGGATCACTTTACCATATACCTGGCGATCTGTTAGATTTGGCATGGCTGTGAAATAAAAGTTTGGTGTTGAATTTAGTATTTTTAAGGGTATTCAAATGTAGATTGAAGCTAGATTGTCGTAAACTGTTTAACAATAATCAAATTCAGTGATACCCAATGTGCGGCCATCAAAGCCTTTTCACGCAGCCAGCAAAAGATTTCAGAAtaacactacatgtggcccattgaaAAAACATTACATTCAGGAAAAGCTTTTTATCGTGCCCAGTTTTTCGTTGCACTCAGGGCATATGTTAAGTTGACATcattatgataagaaaattattttgagctttttagtggaatcacttgtcataagacgagtttgtacaatcccattgaattccaccacttaattgtatcttgacagatacgtatttcgacctcaacagtaaggccgtcttcagtgtctcgtattcgtcgagtcaagtatcaAGGGATCATTATGATGTTTGACAAACATATAAATCAAGAATCGTTTAATTGATGTATATCCTTAAATAGATTATTCCTATCTAAGCGTGTATGTGCTATAAA comes from Armigeres subalbatus isolate Guangzhou_Male chromosome 2, GZ_Asu_2, whole genome shotgun sequence and encodes:
- the LOC134212351 gene encoding zinc finger protein 28-like, coding for MSSGEEEPSPSVRKRGRPPKSVDPTEKAKKAQDEDLDGKHYACDVCDQVFLHKANYLRHTERHEPPGGFVCTLCYQTFTTEWDRTMHKREEHRVFRCRVCQAEFPVELDYIAHIQSDHEGRDCEYDICPTCGQQFKSASQLRVHVDSKCGTEKKHKCSECNSLYLTQASLNAHMIKHVGEKSHLCNFCGSSFLNKGQLKVHERMHTGEKPYKCNQCDKAFAHRESLITHSTTHSGIKPYHCSFCGSRFSCIGNLLKHRRARPDTCGLPQHCLTNKIVPRPNIKTMPNLTDRQVYGKVIQRIGPPRTRAPKTLDSSDDVKPAASKKLTKRKTLVEKDDDDSDSSYEASEDKKPNKSKINLTKPKVRKTSESKSKLIDMKMENSDDDSSDSKHDVGNSAEHLDMVEVKVEEDDDQDGFKVVEDVSQEILYETVIEPEELMEEMHQEDSYQGQNSSYEIKPSPKPVYDEKGIRRTFTEKPPVITVRRRRGRPKRPPPPPHDPEKVVVLDLKEQKRQIEEQRAVYEESISKIQEDCYRCNHCPIQYVSPYLAGKHLEKEHGIVLRELLKTLQYDREYVRERKYQCRYCERMYANEKALEKHIILHGPDGTLLHKCQCCASHFETEDEVLYHGRIQHPERLLCVECDVVFREYERLVRHRNQMHVEERIIRKYHYVCPACGKNFSSRAQVSDHERSNCGRNPIYQCEVCLKSFHTASSLKNHYTLHTEELPFACQYCPKAYRTKGQVKVHERQHTGEKPFHCEFCPKSFGHRESLSTHRSSHTGIKRFMCSGCGQRFTCVSNLQAHKRSHKDTCATVPNASRVVGPEGYHELPEGYVIPFPKYELASSD